In the Puntigrus tetrazona isolate hp1 chromosome 9, ASM1883169v1, whole genome shotgun sequence genome, one interval contains:
- the si:dkey-10c21.1 gene encoding uncharacterized protein si:dkey-10c21.1 — protein sequence MEVILKNKPKLIKWLSSDFLIVLQHVQANGFVTMLQYNELKEIKAKDGVIKLLDIIVQRGENVCRDFLKLLKDDDVNEISPELRDWSKTVDIEDQQKEKDKGRAGLSMPIQETERMSRPSGTQVICNISASNGGSVNAPVITDGNHGSLVMNFGRPNVPENYQRPDRDHRTIHDYQMFLKENTSLLVQKVKSIEPIIDDLDLQDELAANVRAKPTDQDKMRKLLTYVNCESIAKDLFTALCEHEKRLMDELLKRY from the exons ATGGAAGTCATCTTGAAAAATAAACCTAAACTCATCAAATGGCTTAGTTCGGATTTCCTAATTGTTTTGCAACATGTTCAAGCCAATGGATTTGTAACAATGTTGCAGTATAACGAGTTGAAGGAAATTAAAGCGAAGGACGGTGTTATCAAACTTCTGGACATCATCGTTCAAAGGGGTGAAAATGTGTGTCGAGATTTTCTGAAACTGCTCAAAGATGATGATGTGAATGAAATATCGCCTGAGCTTAGAGACTGGAGCAAGACGGTTGACATCGAAG accaacaaaaggaaaaagacaAAGGAAGAGCAGGTCTCAGCATGCCTATACAAG AGACCGAAAGGATGAGCAGACCATCTGGCACCCAAGTAATAT gcAACATTTCTGCGTCTAACGGTGGCAGTGTAAATGCGCCTGTCATAACTGATGGAAATCACGGCTCCCTTGTAATGAATTTTGGCCGTCCAAATGTGCCGGAAAATT ACCAGAGACCCGATAGAGACCACAGGACAATACATG ATtatcagatgtttttaaaagaaaacaccaGTCTGCTGGTTCAAAAAGTGAAGAGCATTGAACCAATTATCGATGATCTCGACCTACAAGATGAATTAGCTGCAAATGTGAGAGCGAAGCCAACGGATCAAGATAAGATGAGGAAACTGCTCACCTATGTGAATTGTGAAAGCATTGCTAAGGACCTGTTTACTGCTCTGTG